In Fluviicola taffensis DSM 16823, the following are encoded in one genomic region:
- a CDS encoding M56 family metallopeptidase yields MNFLVNDSIIKAVSWTIIHSLWLGLAAALLAGLTLLLTKKATSAIRYNLLAGLSIVFLVTIGFIFYNEFETQTFVLQADKLVKSNFKTEHLVSFSGAVTTEEASTPLSLISTFISKFGSWIVFSWFVVFMFKCIRMTGDLRQVYRARNYQTIAPPEMWRKRVSELQVSLRIKRNVQLLESKLVTIPSVTGFFKPVVLVPVGLLNNIPQDQVEAILLHELAHIRRSDYAVNLMQTFIEILFFFNPGILWISSLLKDERENCCDDLAISVTNNKKEFVNALISFQEYNMNTQRFALQFGDQKMKLADRAKRILFNSNKMLSVREKYFLSACVAMSVVLFLVVLNVNSSSAQEIKLPASDALSNEKYNPKDIPEGTAIRYVDEAKNKKSYVYIFKKDGVLYQIPENLENLKVDGELITRKNREKYLPQIKQLINGYEAAIASSEIDGYTAGDYPEVDLTEEQRIIDEASKIINSHSAIIDKHSAVIDKHVAVIDKQVKILEAETQKKDGKINWKKHDDAQRRIEEEQAKIQVESDKIDIEARKIDEQSRKIDEQSRKIDAKLKQQEKEMRLAPDKDITQIVIDDLKKAGYKGEIHSFELNEKILIINGKTQSESLFREVKKHIKPGMRILHNIDVH; encoded by the coding sequence ATGAATTTTTTAGTGAACGACTCAATTATCAAAGCAGTCAGCTGGACAATCATCCATTCGCTTTGGCTGGGACTCGCAGCGGCCTTACTGGCAGGACTTACACTTTTGCTTACAAAAAAAGCAACGTCGGCAATACGGTACAATTTGCTCGCAGGATTGAGTATTGTATTTTTAGTGACAATCGGTTTCATTTTCTACAATGAATTCGAAACGCAAACATTCGTTTTACAAGCGGATAAATTGGTGAAAAGTAATTTTAAAACAGAACATCTTGTTTCATTTTCTGGAGCAGTAACCACTGAAGAGGCGAGTACTCCTCTTTCACTAATCTCCACATTCATAAGTAAGTTTGGTTCATGGATCGTTTTCAGTTGGTTTGTCGTTTTCATGTTCAAATGCATCCGAATGACGGGCGATTTACGGCAAGTTTACCGTGCACGAAATTATCAAACGATTGCTCCACCAGAAATGTGGCGGAAACGCGTATCAGAACTTCAAGTTTCACTCCGCATCAAACGCAATGTTCAATTATTGGAATCCAAATTAGTGACGATTCCATCGGTAACAGGATTTTTCAAACCAGTTGTTCTGGTACCAGTCGGATTATTGAACAATATCCCCCAAGACCAGGTAGAGGCTATTTTGCTGCACGAGCTTGCACACATTCGTCGGAGTGATTATGCCGTTAACCTCATGCAAACATTCATTGAAATCTTATTTTTCTTTAATCCTGGTATTTTGTGGATTTCCTCCTTGTTGAAAGACGAACGTGAAAATTGCTGCGATGATTTAGCAATCAGTGTGACAAACAATAAAAAGGAATTTGTAAATGCCCTGATTTCCTTCCAGGAATACAACATGAATACACAGCGGTTCGCCCTGCAATTCGGTGATCAGAAAATGAAGCTAGCAGACCGCGCAAAACGGATTCTTTTCAACAGTAACAAGATGCTCAGCGTTCGGGAAAAGTACTTTCTGTCGGCTTGTGTCGCGATGAGTGTGGTTCTATTTCTAGTTGTTTTGAACGTGAATTCTTCATCTGCACAAGAAATTAAATTGCCTGCATCGGATGCCCTGAGTAACGAAAAATACAATCCGAAGGATATTCCAGAAGGAACTGCAATCCGGTATGTGGATGAGGCAAAAAACAAGAAATCATACGTATACATTTTTAAGAAAGATGGGGTTCTGTATCAGATTCCGGAGAATCTGGAAAATTTGAAGGTCGACGGTGAACTGATTACCAGAAAAAACCGTGAGAAGTACCTTCCTCAAATCAAGCAGTTGATTAACGGGTATGAAGCCGCCATTGCTTCTTCAGAAATTGATGGATATACAGCTGGTGATTATCCAGAAGTTGATCTCACAGAAGAGCAACGCATCATTGATGAAGCATCCAAAATCATAAACTCACACTCGGCAATCATTGACAAGCATTCAGCAGTTATTGATAAACATGTAGCAGTTATTGACAAGCAGGTGAAGATACTCGAAGCCGAAACTCAAAAAAAAGACGGGAAGATTAACTGGAAAAAACACGATGACGCACAGCGCCGTATCGAAGAAGAACAGGCTAAGATTCAGGTGGAATCAGATAAAATCGATATCGAAGCACGAAAAATTGACGAGCAGTCACGCAAAATCGATGAACAATCGCGCAAGATTGATGCAAAATTGAAACAGCAGGAAAAAGAGATGAGATTAGCTCCTGACAAAGACATCACCCAAATTGTTATCGATGATCTAAAAAAAGCAGGTTACAAGGGCGAAATTCACTCCTTCGAATTGAATGAGAAAATCTTAATAATTAACGGAAAAACACAATCTGAATCACTTTTCAGAGAAGTGAAAAAACACATCAAACCGGGCATGCGCATCTTACACAACATTGATGTGCATTAA
- a CDS encoding BlaI/MecI/CopY family transcriptional regulator yields the protein MKANNSGNNSQSEPTKSELEILQVLWKNGPSTVRFVNDYLNEQKRAVQYTSTLKLMQIMTEKEMLLRDASSMKHIYSPAIEENQTKTVLLDKFIDTMFNGSSTNLMMQLLGNKKTSPEELDAIRAMLDQLDKK from the coding sequence ATGAAAGCAAATAACTCTGGAAATAATTCGCAATCGGAACCGACAAAATCAGAATTGGAGATTTTGCAGGTTCTTTGGAAAAACGGTCCTTCAACTGTTCGTTTCGTAAATGATTATCTGAACGAACAGAAACGTGCCGTACAATATACTTCCACATTGAAGCTCATGCAAATCATGACTGAGAAAGAAATGTTATTGCGGGACGCATCGAGTATGAAGCACATTTACAGCCCAGCAATCGAAGAAAATCAGACGAAAACTGTTTTATTGGACAAGTTCATCGATACAATGTTCAACGGTTCAAGTACCAACCTCATGATGCAGTTGTTAGGCAACAAAAAAACTTCACCGGAAGAATTGGATGCAATTCGCGCTATGTTGGACCAACTGGACAAGAAATAA
- a CDS encoding zinc-dependent peptidase: MKEIDINPWLQIIHTKMKAMHTGNSSIREYGSTNHAEFLAVVTEFFFESPEKMKLEHPELYQKLDEFYNPKRRSKNPPKDPREVKSALMN; the protein is encoded by the coding sequence ATGAAGGAAATCGACATCAATCCTTGGTTGCAGATTATCCATACTAAAATGAAAGCTATGCATACTGGGAATTCCAGTATCCGCGAATACGGATCGACCAATCATGCCGAGTTTTTGGCAGTAGTCACTGAATTCTTTTTCGAAAGTCCGGAAAAAATGAAACTGGAACACCCGGAGCTTTATCAAAAGCTGGATGAGTTTTACAATCCAAAAAGAAGATCGAAAAATCCGCCGAAAGATCCGCGAGAGGTGAAATCGGCTTTGATGAATTGA